In a genomic window of Flavobacterium crassostreae:
- a CDS encoding nucleotide exchange factor GrpE encodes MKFKNIFKNTSNMATEKTEMDQKIEDATLENNTNQEQVVTEELTLEEQLTRDLTQEKDKFLRLFAEFENYKRRTTKERIELFKTANQEVLLAMLPVLDDFDRAITEIAKSEDAVMLKGVELIHEKLKGTLVTKGLEVVEVKAGDAFDADFAEAITQIPAPSDKMKGKIVDVLEKGYKLGDKIIRFPKVVIGQ; translated from the coding sequence ATGAAGTTTAAGAATATTTTTAAAAATACGAGTAATATGGCTACCGAAAAAACTGAAATGGATCAAAAGATTGAAGATGCAACCTTGGAAAACAACACCAACCAAGAGCAAGTTGTTACCGAGGAGTTAACTCTTGAAGAACAATTGACAAGAGACTTGACACAAGAGAAAGATAAGTTTTTGAGATTGTTTGCAGAATTCGAGAATTATAAAAGACGTACTACCAAAGAGCGTATTGAATTGTTCAAAACAGCAAATCAAGAGGTTTTGTTGGCAATGTTGCCTGTTTTGGATGATTTTGATAGAGCTATTACCGAAATTGCTAAGTCAGAAGATGCAGTGATGCTAAAAGGAGTGGAACTTATCCACGAAAAATTAAAAGGTACTTTAGTTACTAAAGGCTTAGAAGTGGTAGAGGTTAAGGCTGGAGACGCATTTGATGCAGACTTTGCCGAAGCAATTACACAAATACCAGCACCTTCGGACAAAATGAAAGGTAAGATTGTAGATGTTCTTGAAAAAGGGTACAAACTTGGAGATAAAATCATTCGTTTTCCAAAGGTAGTAATAGGGCAATAA
- the hisS gene encoding histidine--tRNA ligase: MASKPSIPKGTRDFSPTEVAKRHYIMQIIRSNFEKFGFQPIETPSFENSDTLMGKYGEEGDRLIFKILNSGDYLAKANAAHLENKDSIKLTSSISEKALRYDLTVPFARYVVQHQNEIEFPFKRYQIQPVWRADRPQKGRFREFFQCDADVVGSASLWQEVELVQLYDTVFTALGLKGVTVKINNRKILSGIAEVIGASDKLIDFTVALDKLDKIGEDGVKKEMIEKGISQDAIQKVQPLFHFTGTISEKIEKLSQLLASSDEGTKGVAELRFICENSAKLGLSTAILDLDVTLARGLNYYTGAIFEVAPPQSVAMGSIGGGGRYDDLTGIFGLKNMSGVGISFGLDRIYLVLEELQLFPETVTATTQALFINYGDAEALYAMQAMQLLRQAGIKVELYPDNAKMAKQFQHADRRGIPYAVIAAETEIATKSFALKNLATGAQIVVDFECLKAVLLQN; this comes from the coding sequence ATGGCATCCAAACCAAGTATTCCAAAAGGAACAAGAGATTTTTCGCCTACAGAGGTGGCAAAACGACACTATATCATGCAGATCATAAGAAGTAATTTTGAAAAATTTGGTTTCCAACCAATTGAAACACCTTCTTTTGAAAATTCGGATACTTTGATGGGAAAATATGGAGAAGAAGGCGATCGTTTGATTTTTAAGATATTAAATTCAGGGGATTATTTGGCCAAAGCCAATGCTGCCCATCTGGAGAATAAAGACAGTATTAAGCTAACCTCAAGCATTTCAGAAAAAGCCTTGCGTTATGATTTGACTGTGCCTTTTGCACGTTATGTAGTACAGCACCAAAACGAAATTGAATTTCCGTTCAAGCGCTACCAAATCCAGCCAGTTTGGCGGGCAGACCGTCCGCAAAAAGGGCGTTTTAGAGAGTTTTTTCAATGTGATGCCGATGTAGTAGGCTCCGCCTCTTTGTGGCAAGAAGTAGAGTTGGTGCAGTTATACGATACTGTTTTTACTGCATTAGGTCTAAAAGGCGTAACGGTTAAGATCAATAACAGAAAAATTTTATCTGGTATTGCAGAAGTTATCGGCGCATCGGATAAACTCATTGATTTTACGGTTGCTTTGGATAAGCTAGACAAAATAGGCGAAGATGGCGTTAAAAAAGAAATGATTGAAAAAGGAATTTCCCAAGATGCCATCCAAAAAGTACAGCCTTTATTCCATTTTACAGGAACCATTAGTGAGAAAATAGAAAAATTATCCCAACTCTTGGCATCTTCCGATGAGGGCACAAAAGGCGTGGCAGAATTGCGTTTTATTTGCGAAAATAGTGCCAAATTAGGGTTGTCTACAGCAATTTTGGACTTAGACGTTACTTTGGCCAGAGGCTTGAATTATTATACCGGAGCTATTTTTGAAGTTGCTCCACCACAATCTGTAGCCATGGGATCTATCGGCGGCGGGGGTAGGTACGATGATTTAACGGGTATTTTTGGTTTAAAAAACATGAGCGGTGTTGGGATTTCATTTGGTTTAGACCGAATTTATTTGGTTCTCGAAGAGTTACAATTATTTCCAGAAACTGTAACTGCCACTACCCAGGCACTTTTTATTAACTATGGAGATGCCGAAGCTTTATATGCCATGCAAGCCATGCAACTGCTTAGGCAAGCAGGTATTAAAGTAGAATTGTATCCCGACAATGCCAAAATGGCAAAACAATTTCAGCATGCAGACAGAAGGGGTATTCCTTACGCAGTAATTGCAGCCGAAACAGAAATAGCAACCAAAAGCTTTGCTCTAAAAAATCTTGCTACTGGAGCGCAAATAGTAGTTGATTTTGAGTGTTTAAAGGCTGTATTATTACAAAATTAA